The nucleotide window TTTCGCAAAAATAATTCCAGCGTCATGGTCGACAGCATCGAGTCCGCCTGTTTTATGCGCCATTTTCACATCATCTACGATATAGCGTTTGAGTGATTCGTGACTGCGCTGCCTGCTTAAAATATCGAGTGCCACCGAATTCCATTCCTTTGTCAGCAGCGTACCCCTATATATTTGCCGGAAAAGGTGCTGCATGTCCCGCGCTGTTGTTTCATTATCAAAGCCGAGCTTTTGACGTTCAAAATCCATCATCTTCCGCTGGACCCGGGTATTATGTAATCCGATTTCTTTAAAATAGTTGTTGATTGCATCCATTCCTAATAGATCAATACATACGTTCGTTGCTGTATTGTCACTCGTAATCGTCATCCAAAGTAATAGCTCATGCAGGGTTGCCCGGGTTTGCCCCTGCTCAGTTATCACACTGAAGTCAACCATATTTTCCGGTGCAATTTCGCAAATGCGATTCAAATTGCCGTCCGTTTTTTGCAGATGAGCCAAAATAGCTATGAGAATCGGAACTTTGATAA belongs to Solibacillus sp. FSL W7-1436 and includes:
- a CDS encoding serine hydrolase; the encoded protein is MMHEQLDRIIAQCPYKIHVIVEDYNTNDIVWKSRDEEIFSSASIIKVPILIAILAHLQKTDGNLNRICEIAPENMVDFSVITEQGQTRATLHELLLWMTITSDNTATNVCIDLLGMDAINNYFKEIGLHNTRVQRKMMDFERQKLGFDNETTARDMQHLFRQIYRGTLLTKEWNSVALDILSRQRSHESLKRYIVDDVKMAHKTGGLDAVDHDAGIIFAKERDYFIGVFITEVTDNENARQTIGTISKIVYDHFTKLEEGLD